In the Silurus meridionalis isolate SWU-2019-XX chromosome 6, ASM1480568v1, whole genome shotgun sequence genome, one interval contains:
- the ripk1l gene encoding LOW QUALITY PROTEIN: receptor-interacting serine/threonine-protein kinase 1 (The sequence of the model RefSeq protein was modified relative to this genomic sequence to represent the inferred CDS: inserted 1 base in 1 codon): MDLGIMRSSDLIKKERLDYGGFGEVFLCYHITLGHVVQKRVYTGPPRKEQRSSLLEEGSLMSRLKHERVVKLLGVILEDGDYSLVMELIPKGNLLAMLQKVSVPVSIKGRIILEILEGMVYLTDNHVIHKDLKPENVLVDERFHIKIADLGLATCQTWSRLTREESRRQSRGGKKSCVVAAGTLCYMAPEHLESINTRSTEKSDVYSFAIVVWVILTRQEPYENALSQDHICQCVRKGDRPDEGLIPNDSPEQIISLMKKCWGHDPQKRPRFKESYDNFLPFYKQDLEKHVERDLKALNDSYEGPPELLEKLKTLSTEPGVTTTGLEAPSFPQRSGDSPTPLRSSDLGPVEASLEDLSLMTSGSFQVDAVPDQSSTPLDLEQKLDQEFNYHKCGSYIPEPQPNLPSAHSANPLLQAAPPSNWLPDVPQQVSSVQSWSKPNPYPQESGFRPDYDTQISVPPSHCTPYQQSKPLERLQSWPSDLSATGFSPQTETGGSVYITQASGIQIGXNNTMNFRSIDGSSVSSQFSTLSSNSKYKDLLMKYEDHGVTDEHLELIRKNIGAKWKACARKLGLTEVEIDAIEHDYARDGLAEKVHQMLERWKMKEGLQGCTVGKLCRSLEQYVKADVLIDLLHKSQDFTSLSNASAMSLF, translated from the exons GCAGAGGTCGTCTCTGCTGGAGGAAGGCAGTCTGATGAGCAGGTTGAAACACGAGCGCGTGGTCAAGCTGCTGGGGGTCATCCTGGAGGACGGAGATTACTCCCTGGTCATGGAGCTCATTCCTAAAGGCAACCTGCTGGCCATGCTGCAGAAA GTGAGCGTTCCAGTGTCCATTAAAGGAAGGATAATTCTGGAGATCCTGGAGGGAATGGTTTATCTAACAGACAACCACGTGATCCACAAGGATCTGAAACCGGAAAACGTCCTGGTCGACGAACGTTTCCATATAAAG ATTGCAGACCTCGGGCTTGCCACGTGTCAGACGTGGAGTCGTCTGACGAGGGAGGAGTCACGCAGACAGAGTCGGGGAGGAAAGAAGTCGTGTGTGGTGGCCGCCGGGACGCTGTGCTACATGGCTCCCGAACACCTGGAAAGCATCAACACTCGCTCCACGGAAAAGTCGGACGTTTACAGCTTCGCCATTGTAGTGTGGGTTATTCTGACCCGCCAGGAGCCTTATGAGA ATGCTCTTAGTCAAGACCACATCTGTCAGTGTGTACGTAAAGGAGACCGTCCAGACGAGGGCCTTATTCCGAACGATTCTCCAGAACAGATCATctctttaatgaaaaaatgttgGGGGCATGACCCTCAGAAACGACCCCGCTTTAAAG AGAGCTACGACAACTTTCTACCTTTCTATAAGCAGGACCTGGAAAAACATGTTGAGCGGGATTTAAAAGCCCTTAAC GATTCATATGAAGGTCCACCAGAGCTGCTGGAGAAGTTAAAAACCCTGTCGACAGAGCCAGGAGTCACAACCACAG GATTGGAGGCTCCATCTTTTCCACAACGCTCTGGTGACTCTCCTACCCCTCTGAGGAGTTCAGACCTGGGGCCAGTGGAAGCCAGCTTGGAGGACCTGAGCTTAATGACCTCCGGTTCCTTTCAAGTGGACGCGGTTCCCGATCAGTCCTCCACCCCTTTGGACCTGGAGCAGAAACTGGACCAAGAGTTCAACTACCACAAATGCGGCAGCTACATCCCCGAGCCTCAGCCCAACCTCCCCTCTGCCCATAGCGCCAATCCACTCTTGCAGGCTGCACCACCTTCTAACTGGTTACCAGATGTTCCTCAGCAGGTGTCCTCAGTGCAGTCTTGGTCCAAACCTAACCCGTATCCTCAAGAGTCTGGGTTCAGGCCGGATTATGACACCCAAATATCAGTGCCGCCTTCACATTGCACACCGTACCAACAGTCGAAACCTTTGGAACGCCTGCAGTCCTGGCCTTCTGACCTCTCTGCAACAGGGTTTTCTCCTCAGACAGaaacag GCGGATCGGTGTACATCACTCAGGCCAGCGGGATTCAGATCG ACAACAACACCATGAATTTCCGCAGTATTGACGGTTCGTCCGTCAGCTCTCAGTTCAGCACTTTGTCCTCCAACTCGAAGTATAAAGATTTACTGATGAAGTATG AGGACCATGGTGTAACCGATGAACATCTGGAGCTGATTCGAAAGAACATAGGCGCCAAATGGAAAGCCTGCGCCCGAAAGCTGGGCCTCACCGAGGTGGAGATCGACGCCATCGAACACGACTACGCACGCGACGGCCTGGCCGAGAAGGTCCACCAGATGCTGGAGCGCTGGAAAATGAAGGAAGGTCTTCAAGGCTGCACGGTCGGGAAACTGTGCCGCAGCCTGGAGCAGTACGTTAAAGCAGACGTGCTTATCGATCTGCTGCACAAGTCTCAGGACTTCACCTCGCTTTCAAACGCCAGCGCTATGAGCCTCTTCTAA